One stretch of Pirellulales bacterium DNA includes these proteins:
- a CDS encoding HEAT repeat domain-containing protein, with product MHLRSRCSFLIVAAVLAIPTVAKAGSSAWQTDVNKLSSKDATERAQAADDLAKLANSHDAESIVAALLAPLTTGDAPTRYETARLLAEFEKRAGAAVPALVGLLKSDQDDLVRAAAARSLGYIAEPAGDTVAALADAIVDKDARVRRSAVRALVHLHPDPKISWPLYVKVLEDADPGLAATAIATAAELGDKIVPRATAALAIPKARYWALLLLEEVGPAAKGAVPEIAKLLSDEQVEVRMHAALTLGAIGADARDAVPGLIKALDDKERAVRFTAAYALGKIGAKEATAALEKQMSGDGPQFLKAVCAWALVESNPDDQQLADTAIKLLGDSLASKELRVRRGASRTLGEFKAAPEKAAPLLIAAMADPDPQVVENVSQALAKYGARHVPEIAAALADKDRRECAVQTLGRIGPEAKAAVPQLTAAANDSVAGFRREALFALARIGPAAAASLPTVETRLNDETPEVQYAAIYALGKIGPADKSALPMLRKNLAGDDPFLKMASVWALLKIEGNDATLVKTALPILTGLLKDEHELRRIEAAHSLGEIGPAASPALPLLKELAESDTAAVRKAAAEAVNKISGAAK from the coding sequence ATGCACCTGCGATCTCGTTGCTCATTCCTAATCGTGGCCGCGGTTCTCGCCATCCCGACGGTTGCCAAGGCGGGATCGTCGGCGTGGCAGACGGATGTCAACAAGCTCTCCTCAAAGGACGCGACCGAGCGTGCACAAGCTGCTGACGATTTGGCCAAGTTGGCTAATTCTCACGACGCCGAGTCGATCGTCGCGGCTCTATTGGCCCCGCTAACGACCGGCGACGCGCCGACGCGCTACGAAACCGCCAGGCTGCTGGCCGAGTTCGAAAAACGTGCCGGCGCGGCCGTCCCAGCGCTCGTCGGTCTGCTGAAGAGCGACCAGGACGACCTAGTCCGCGCTGCCGCTGCGAGGTCGCTCGGTTATATCGCTGAACCGGCCGGCGACACGGTCGCCGCGCTGGCCGACGCGATCGTCGACAAGGACGCACGAGTGCGTCGCAGCGCCGTGAGGGCGCTGGTGCATCTCCATCCCGATCCGAAGATTAGCTGGCCGCTGTACGTGAAGGTGCTTGAGGACGCCGATCCCGGTTTGGCGGCAACAGCGATTGCAACCGCCGCAGAGTTGGGTGACAAGATCGTTCCGCGCGCGACCGCCGCGTTGGCGATCCCCAAGGCCCGATATTGGGCCCTGTTGCTATTGGAAGAAGTAGGCCCGGCAGCGAAGGGCGCGGTTCCCGAGATCGCCAAGTTGCTTTCCGACGAACAGGTCGAAGTGCGGATGCACGCCGCGTTGACGCTCGGCGCGATCGGCGCGGATGCAAGGGACGCCGTCCCCGGTCTGATCAAGGCCCTCGACGATAAAGAGCGGGCCGTGCGCTTCACGGCTGCTTATGCCCTCGGCAAGATCGGCGCGAAGGAGGCAACCGCGGCGCTGGAAAAGCAGATGTCGGGCGATGGGCCGCAGTTCCTCAAAGCCGTTTGCGCTTGGGCGCTCGTCGAGTCCAACCCGGACGATCAGCAACTAGCCGACACGGCCATCAAGCTGCTCGGTGATTCGCTGGCGAGCAAAGAGCTGCGCGTTCGCCGCGGCGCGTCGAGAACGCTCGGCGAATTCAAGGCCGCTCCGGAGAAAGCGGCTCCCTTGTTAATCGCAGCGATGGCCGATCCCGATCCGCAAGTGGTGGAAAACGTGTCGCAGGCGCTGGCCAAGTACGGCGCCAGGCACGTGCCGGAGATTGCCGCGGCGCTGGCCGACAAGGACCGTCGGGAGTGCGCCGTGCAGACGTTGGGGCGAATCGGCCCGGAAGCCAAGGCCGCCGTGCCCCAGTTGACTGCCGCGGCAAACGATTCAGTCGCCGGCTTTCGCCGCGAGGCCCTCTTCGCCTTGGCTAGGATCGGCCCGGCCGCGGCCGCCTCTCTCCCCACCGTCGAAACGCGGTTGAACGACGAAACGCCCGAGGTCCAATACGCCGCGATCTACGCGCTCGGGAAGATCGGGCCGGCCGATAAGAGCGCCCTCCCGATGTTGCGGAAGAATCTTGCCGGCGACGATCCGTTTCTCAAAATGGCCAGCGTGTGGGCCTTGCTGAAGATCGAAGGCAACGACGCCACTCTGGTGAAGACCGCGTTGCCCATCCTGACCGGCTTGCTCAAGGACGAGCACGAGTTGCGCCGCATCGAGGCCGCCCATTCTCTCGGCGAGATCGGCCCCGCGGCCTCTCCGGCCCTGCCGCTGCTCAAGGAACTGGCCGAATCCGACACCGCGGCAGTCCGCAAAGCGGCCGCCGAGGCGGTCAATAAGATCAGCGGCGCGGCGAAATAG
- a CDS encoding BlaI/MecI/CopY family transcriptional regulator — translation MARPPAKELTERELEVMHVFWKLDETTAAEARDELARGGLDRAYTTVATLIRILLDKGFLAQLPGDRPFRYRPARSYEDVSRRLLGDLVDRVFSGSREQLLLRLLEQKKLTAKERAALETVLKENQR, via the coding sequence ATGGCACGGCCGCCGGCTAAAGAATTGACTGAGCGCGAGCTGGAAGTGATGCACGTGTTCTGGAAGCTGGACGAAACGACCGCCGCGGAAGCACGCGACGAATTGGCTCGCGGCGGGCTGGATCGCGCTTACACGACCGTGGCAACGCTGATCCGGATTCTGCTCGACAAGGGCTTTCTCGCTCAGCTACCGGGCGACCGGCCGTTTCGCTATCGCCCCGCCCGATCGTACGAAGACGTCTCGAGGCGGCTGCTGGGCGACTTGGTCGACCGGGTCTTCTCCGGCTCGCGCGAGCAATTGCTGCTGCGGCTTTTGGAACAAAAGAAACTCACTGCCAAGGAGCGCGCCGCGCTCGAGACCGTTCTGAAGGAGAACCAACGATGA
- a CDS encoding M56 family metallopeptidase has translation MNALGTGLVWCGVQVSLLVLAGGVVYAVMRRRGPAVGSLAALALLVIAMGLPVLALSPWPSWWRLSGVSTTDAAADRSAVADDNPVAASGTASKESKPSDRGGGVSHNSAAASQSADDAATFARNLWTAFWDGLGNNARAHSSPAWRWPSMAAWILLAGMALGLARLALGLSAVGRCRKRTRPVTDAALTAILDETRTRLGCSRRIELREADEIGSPATVGWRSPLILLPPEWRDWTDAERRVVLAHEVAHVSRGDFAGWLVAQFSVALHFYNPLVHWLAGRLRIEQELAADAGGALAAGGSGTYLATLAGMALREDDQTKNRAAWAARPFLPARGTLLRRIEMLRDKRQPQQFTFSAPKRIALWSVLAVLGLFIAGLRGPGGPALAIAEAAPPGTADAQSIDLAYVPADAELVVAVRPGDLMKSDAGKLIAKAASSEPVQLEQALGMPLSELDYVKFIATEPLPGSGMPRIVVRALKSHDWNKYAATIVPDPVAVESTIADLAGKKFFKSGKAKELHSYGAGPNHSQTPCYFLPDDRTVIFAPEWDMPLIIAETIKPEPAPKWAKTWERTATGNLAVMLNVEKLRKQIEPDLKQGSGGPAAAIVAMIGPLWQDSERLFVGTDMSDKKLGLLALAECPSEEAASRVEKTSQALLTMALNGLDAARKIEPGGPADAVAIKNILVGAAEELLKQAQVTHEGSTVVLKSEGTGATLLAAASVALPAIQKARDAAGRVQSMNNLKQLALSMFVYMDQHQTFPASAIYSKDGKPLLSWRVSVLPYIEQDALYKQFHLDEPWDSPNNKPLIAQMPVVFKDPSDERREEGTTRYLVPVGKGTIFDGDKGTKIIDITDGTSNTILIVEVAPDKGVTWTKPDDMPFDAEKPLSGVGTIPPAGITATFADGSVRQLRPTIKPDTFRKLILRSDGEPIDQSEF, from the coding sequence ATGAACGCGCTGGGAACCGGTTTGGTATGGTGCGGCGTGCAGGTTTCGTTGCTGGTATTGGCCGGGGGCGTGGTTTATGCCGTGATGCGGCGGCGCGGTCCGGCGGTTGGCTCGCTGGCCGCGCTCGCGCTGTTGGTGATTGCGATGGGCTTGCCGGTTCTCGCCCTCTCTCCTTGGCCGAGCTGGTGGCGGCTGAGCGGCGTTTCGACGACCGACGCCGCCGCCGACCGCTCGGCGGTCGCCGACGACAATCCGGTCGCCGCGTCCGGAACTGCATCGAAGGAGTCGAAGCCAAGTGACAGAGGAGGGGGTGTATCGCACAACTCCGCTGCCGCATCGCAATCCGCCGACGATGCCGCGACCTTCGCGCGCAACTTATGGACGGCGTTTTGGGACGGTCTGGGCAACAACGCTCGCGCGCATTCGAGCCCGGCATGGCGCTGGCCAAGCATGGCCGCCTGGATATTGCTGGCCGGCATGGCGCTCGGGCTGGCGCGTTTGGCGCTGGGGCTGTCGGCGGTCGGGCGGTGTCGCAAGCGTACTCGGCCCGTGACCGATGCGGCGCTCACGGCGATCTTGGACGAAACTCGCACGCGTCTCGGCTGCTCGCGCCGCATCGAGCTGCGCGAAGCGGACGAGATCGGCTCACCGGCGACGGTCGGCTGGCGAAGTCCGTTGATTCTGTTGCCGCCCGAGTGGCGCGACTGGACCGATGCCGAGCGGCGGGTCGTGCTGGCGCACGAAGTGGCCCACGTGAGTCGCGGCGATTTTGCTGGCTGGCTCGTCGCGCAGTTCAGCGTGGCGCTGCACTTTTACAATCCGCTAGTGCATTGGCTCGCCGGCCGATTGCGGATCGAGCAGGAATTGGCCGCCGATGCGGGCGGAGCGCTGGCGGCCGGGGGCAGCGGCACGTATCTGGCGACATTGGCCGGCATGGCGTTGCGTGAAGACGACCAAACCAAAAACCGGGCGGCCTGGGCGGCGCGGCCGTTCCTCCCGGCCCGCGGAACACTTTTAAGGAGAATCGAAATGCTTCGCGACAAGAGACAACCTCAACAGTTCACGTTTTCGGCGCCCAAACGAATCGCCTTGTGGTCGGTCCTGGCAGTGCTCGGCCTGTTCATCGCCGGTCTGCGCGGCCCCGGCGGCCCAGCCTTAGCGATCGCCGAAGCGGCGCCGCCCGGCACGGCGGACGCTCAATCGATCGACCTCGCTTACGTGCCCGCCGACGCGGAACTGGTCGTGGCAGTTCGACCGGGCGATCTGATGAAGTCCGATGCGGGCAAACTGATCGCGAAAGCGGCCAGCTCCGAACCGGTCCAGCTCGAGCAAGCCTTGGGAATGCCGCTTTCGGAATTGGATTACGTCAAATTCATCGCGACCGAGCCCCTTCCAGGTTCTGGAATGCCGCGAATCGTCGTTCGCGCCTTGAAGTCTCACGACTGGAACAAATATGCCGCCACGATCGTGCCCGATCCGGTCGCGGTCGAGTCGACAATAGCCGACTTGGCTGGAAAGAAGTTCTTCAAATCCGGAAAAGCGAAGGAACTGCATTCCTATGGCGCTGGTCCCAACCATAGCCAAACGCCGTGCTATTTCCTACCGGACGATCGGACCGTGATCTTCGCGCCCGAGTGGGACATGCCGCTCATCATCGCCGAGACGATCAAGCCCGAGCCGGCGCCCAAATGGGCCAAGACTTGGGAGCGAACGGCAACCGGGAATTTGGCGGTGATGCTCAATGTGGAAAAGCTGCGAAAGCAGATCGAACCTGATCTGAAGCAAGGATCGGGCGGCCCCGCCGCGGCAATCGTCGCCATGATCGGTCCGCTGTGGCAAGATTCCGAGCGTCTATTCGTCGGCACCGACATGAGCGACAAGAAGCTCGGCCTCTTGGCGCTGGCCGAATGTCCGTCGGAGGAAGCTGCCAGCCGAGTTGAAAAGACCAGCCAAGCTCTATTGACGATGGCGCTCAATGGATTGGACGCGGCCCGCAAGATTGAGCCGGGCGGTCCCGCGGACGCCGTCGCCATCAAGAACATTTTAGTGGGCGCCGCCGAGGAATTGTTGAAACAAGCGCAGGTGACGCACGAGGGGAGCACGGTCGTGCTCAAATCGGAAGGCACCGGGGCAACGCTATTGGCCGCGGCCAGTGTCGCGCTGCCGGCGATCCAGAAAGCGCGCGATGCCGCCGGCCGAGTGCAAAGCATGAACAACCTGAAGCAGCTCGCGTTGTCGATGTTTGTCTACATGGATCAGCATCAGACATTTCCGGCAAGTGCGATTTATTCCAAGGACGGCAAGCCGCTCTTGAGTTGGCGGGTGAGCGTTTTGCCATATATTGAACAGGATGCTCTCTACAAGCAATTCCACCTCGACGAGCCGTGGGACAGCCCGAACAACAAGCCGCTGATCGCCCAGATGCCCGTCGTGTTCAAGGATCCTAGCGACGAACGGCGCGAGGAGGGGACGACGCGCTATCTCGTGCCGGTGGGCAAAGGAACCATCTTCGACGGAGACAAGGGGACTAAGATCATCGACATCACGGACGGGACGTCGAACACGATCCTGATCGTCGAAGTCGCACCGGACAAGGGCGTCACCTGGACCAAGCCCGACGACATGCCATTCGACGCCGAGAAGCCACTCTCGGGCGTGGGAACCATTCCTCCCGCCGGCATCACGGCCACCTTCGCCGACGGCTCGGTGCGACAGCTTCGCCCGACGATCAAGCCCGACACGTTCCGCAAGCTGATCCTCCGCAGCGACGGCGAACCGATCGATCAGAGCGAGTTTTAG
- a CDS encoding BlaI/MecI/CopY family transcriptional regulator, protein MAEPITPTERELDILKVLWDRGESTVREVYEELRPRLAIAQNTVQAFLRTMEEKGLVRHRLEGRTFIYHPVPRRQQTTQHLAGQLLQRAFDGAIDQLVQSVLALRKPTADELARLEELIVDAKAAKRKPVGKKES, encoded by the coding sequence ATGGCCGAGCCCATCACACCGACGGAACGGGAACTCGACATTCTCAAAGTGCTCTGGGACCGCGGCGAATCCACGGTCCGCGAGGTCTACGAAGAGCTTCGCCCGCGGCTGGCCATCGCGCAGAACACCGTTCAGGCCTTTCTCCGCACGATGGAGGAGAAGGGGCTGGTCCGGCATCGGCTCGAAGGACGCACTTTCATCTACCACCCAGTCCCGCGACGGCAGCAAACCACGCAGCATCTCGCCGGGCAGCTTTTGCAAAGAGCGTTCGACGGGGCGATCGACCAGCTCGTGCAAAGCGTGCTGGCCCTGCGAAAGCCGACCGCCGACGAGCTGGCCCGGCTCGAAGAATTGATCGTCGATGCGAAGGCGGCCAAACGAAAACCGGTCGGAAAGAAGGAGTCATGA
- a CDS encoding M56 family metallopeptidase: protein MNHVVHLLAPHLPLVLGATTLLMAIGCACLSVARTPAHRQRIGELTLAGVLGWLALAAIPLPRLLPDGLAWLGLQAATTDDNTAKRATTLSPPITWAGGTLPGEATGAQNSSAAPLNRRVESDLVAALGLGAMPTRAPAPAGRRGHESQRGMATQGSADGTRQSSIDAVLGSKGAKGYVGGAGVPNILSPDASRSVAVESNATNGNDLAPLRPAPERTVSRNRAPTRPWLEIATWIYLLAAAAAVFWLLLGYALLARERWMAESPPAWLYRLFQSAALWSKGRLPRLVISRRCSRPLSWGMLRPMIALPERICHRTNRDQLRTILLHELGHVRRGDARGNLLFEIAFPLFYFHPLYWWLRREVRMAAELVADDWAARQTGKETYVAQLVALARGTSPARLSLLIGTSAFSNPSQFYRRMQMLLAREKPLTTRPSFIWRLGSLAGLTIAVALSAALAGVNPAIGQQPDKRDQSATKPERSIDPLSAAKDEPPSAARDVAAREAPAIEAAAPKAEPAGTDHPTAPAPAKPTVEQKPDKPFQTTSELPRPTKMDSAYDAKRLVNERDALAQQIRALQSQLKELEKASGDGTFDRRQAKEALQRDGQNKAAENNNLPEAEIEAVISKDPQIQQAVAELAALTRELHEVERSVVHKTDPAAVRIRDQIAGVRQSIDEIKNADRQQATAAFQRDQARRAASFADGDSKSKLPETPSPAGGKTVRLTRVDENGRVYEESWSTDPDGKPTRIINKSEVSGEKTIAVARPGVVAHNGVIKEFVDGNGTTWLHLYELQPDGSAGRLIEAHQMAKSDRDAEPTEPAAVPPSAAASGEAPMPYPGHPAKRAWVSPPASSEVPSPALTEGGAANHAPPATSNRFARSGTPGYQSMPTSAAIGESAGPVVSTRPIDLVALATSYADAVGAEEVAKAKVDESGGSPSTRAGLNSAIRKEQLLRHIAEVAAKGAKQDYERGVKLHGAGAISIEEFAEMQSRVEILQQILNTGSDSGGLDKPSGAGAKP, encoded by the coding sequence ATGAACCACGTCGTTCATTTGCTGGCTCCCCACCTGCCGTTGGTGCTCGGAGCTACCACCTTGCTGATGGCCATCGGTTGCGCCTGCCTTAGCGTGGCCCGAACTCCAGCGCACCGCCAACGAATCGGTGAGCTGACGCTGGCCGGCGTGCTAGGTTGGCTAGCGCTGGCGGCGATTCCGCTGCCGAGATTGTTGCCGGATGGGTTAGCTTGGCTTGGATTGCAAGCTGCCACGACCGATGATAATACGGCGAAGCGCGCGACGACGCTTAGCCCGCCCATAACGTGGGCGGGCGGCACCTTGCCCGGCGAGGCAACTGGTGCGCAGAATTCATCTGCCGCGCCTCTGAATCGCCGGGTCGAATCGGATTTGGTCGCTGCACTAGGCTTGGGTGCCATGCCCACGCGGGCACCGGCGCCAGCAGGTCGGCGTGGGCATGAATCGCAACGAGGCATGGCCACTCAGGGCAGTGCCGATGGCACCCGTCAATCCAGCATCGACGCCGTCTTAGGGTCCAAAGGCGCGAAGGGATACGTTGGCGGTGCGGGCGTGCCGAACATTCTATCGCCCGACGCATCACGGTCAGTCGCGGTCGAGTCGAACGCCACGAACGGAAACGATCTCGCGCCGCTGCGCCCCGCTCCAGAACGAACTGTTTCGCGCAATCGCGCGCCGACGCGACCTTGGCTTGAAATCGCCACATGGATTTACCTGCTGGCGGCAGCCGCGGCTGTGTTCTGGCTGCTGCTGGGCTATGCACTCTTGGCCCGCGAGCGTTGGATGGCCGAGTCGCCGCCGGCATGGCTTTATCGGCTGTTTCAATCGGCCGCGTTGTGGTCGAAGGGCCGGTTGCCGAGGCTGGTGATCAGCCGCCGCTGCTCGCGGCCGCTGTCGTGGGGCATGTTGCGGCCAATGATCGCGCTACCCGAGCGGATTTGTCATCGCACCAACCGCGACCAGCTCCGCACGATCCTGCTGCACGAACTGGGACACGTCCGCCGCGGCGATGCTCGGGGCAACCTGCTTTTCGAAATCGCCTTTCCACTCTTCTACTTTCATCCGCTGTATTGGTGGCTCCGCCGCGAAGTGCGGATGGCGGCCGAATTGGTGGCCGACGACTGGGCTGCCCGTCAAACCGGCAAAGAAACCTACGTCGCGCAGCTCGTCGCACTGGCTCGGGGAACGAGTCCCGCGCGGCTCTCACTGCTAATTGGAACCAGTGCGTTTTCAAACCCGTCTCAGTTTTATAGGAGAATGCAAATGTTGCTCGCACGCGAAAAACCGTTGACAACGCGACCTTCATTCATCTGGCGGCTCGGCTCGTTGGCGGGATTAACCATCGCGGTAGCGCTGAGCGCGGCACTTGCCGGCGTCAATCCGGCGATCGGCCAGCAGCCCGACAAACGGGACCAGAGCGCGACGAAGCCGGAGCGAAGCATAGATCCATTGTCGGCGGCCAAGGATGAACCGCCGTCGGCTGCCCGAGATGTAGCTGCACGCGAAGCCCCGGCAATCGAGGCGGCCGCCCCCAAAGCCGAGCCCGCCGGCACCGATCACCCAACCGCGCCTGCGCCGGCCAAGCCGACGGTAGAGCAGAAACCGGACAAGCCGTTCCAAACCACTTCCGAACTCCCCAGACCAACGAAGATGGACTCGGCCTATGATGCGAAGCGATTGGTAAACGAAAGGGACGCGCTTGCGCAACAAATACGCGCGTTGCAGTCGCAATTGAAGGAACTTGAAAAGGCGTCGGGCGACGGCACTTTCGATCGGCGGCAAGCCAAGGAGGCGCTTCAACGAGACGGACAAAACAAGGCCGCCGAGAACAACAACCTTCCGGAGGCGGAGATTGAAGCGGTGATCTCGAAGGACCCGCAGATTCAGCAGGCCGTGGCCGAATTGGCCGCGCTCACGCGCGAACTGCACGAAGTCGAACGCTCCGTCGTTCACAAGACCGATCCGGCGGCCGTCCGGATTCGCGATCAGATTGCCGGCGTGCGTCAGAGTATCGATGAGATCAAGAATGCCGATCGCCAGCAAGCCACGGCGGCGTTTCAACGAGATCAAGCAAGAAGGGCCGCGTCTTTTGCAGACGGCGATTCAAAGAGCAAATTGCCAGAGACGCCATCCCCAGCCGGCGGCAAGACCGTGCGGCTCACGCGAGTCGATGAGAACGGCCGCGTTTACGAGGAATCATGGTCAACCGATCCCGATGGCAAACCCACGCGAATCATCAATAAATCCGAAGTGTCCGGCGAGAAGACGATCGCCGTCGCCAGGCCCGGCGTCGTCGCTCACAATGGTGTGATCAAAGAATTCGTGGACGGCAACGGCACGACTTGGCTTCATCTTTATGAGCTGCAACCCGATGGATCCGCCGGGCGACTGATCGAAGCGCATCAAATGGCAAAGAGCGATCGCGACGCTGAGCCGACTGAGCCCGCCGCTGTTCCGCCAAGCGCCGCCGCCAGTGGAGAAGCGCCGATGCCCTATCCGGGCCATCCGGCCAAGCGAGCGTGGGTAAGTCCACCAGCGAGCAGCGAAGTTCCTTCGCCCGCTCTCACCGAGGGAGGCGCGGCCAATCATGCGCCGCCGGCCACGTCGAATCGCTTCGCGAGATCCGGCACACCAGGCTATCAGTCGATGCCGACTTCGGCGGCCATCGGAGAATCCGCTGGACCAGTCGTCTCGACGCGTCCAATCGACCTTGTTGCCCTGGCGACAAGTTATGCGGACGCCGTTGGCGCGGAGGAAGTTGCGAAGGCAAAGGTCGACGAATCCGGAGGTTCACCTTCCACTCGTGCCGGGCTGAACAGCGCAATTCGCAAAGAGCAATTGTTGCGGCATATCGCCGAGGTCGCCGCCAAAGGCGCGAAGCAGGATTACGAACGCGGCGTCAAACTTCACGGTGCCGGCGCGATTTCGATTGAGGAATTTGCCGAAATGCAGTCACGCGTCGAAATACTTCAGCAGATTCTAAACACCGGCAGCGACTCCGGCGGCCTCGATAAGCCGTCCGGTGCGGGCGCCAAGCCGTAA
- a CDS encoding glycosyltransferase family 39 protein, translating to MDRSPLTATGWLLAAALIAFRLLPGLLQPGMFFDGVTHATIARNLAIGVGDPWHPVFSTADGAGYHEQPPLGFVLESFFFRAFGDRFWVEKLYSALTGVVTAVLIATIWRRLVGESALTPTLSQREREMRDCAWLPVALWVILPGWGWMYENNLLENTLGMFAAFAVYALLRAADSGRAAPAWLAAGAAGIAAAVLSKGPVGLFPLVTPLVAYCTLKRRTLARAVAENAALVALVAAALWLICLLPGAADYLDKYLHEQLFASLRGQREVVGSALGRFDIVWKMLKELILPTTVAGGLIWGARRGVVRSRESIPSASTSVHGGEAASNSLPLPLGEGRGEGATANRSALAFCLLTAASASFPIVASPKQSGHYAFPSYAFYALAIALWCAPAVIQWMAGAGKPAAMIRRHRLLRYAAASVLALLGIATCAMAGRPHRDQGVYHDALVLGKILPKSSIVGLTDDLANDWPLQTNLARWDFIGADLAAAHPYLLATAAAPPPTGFAEVPTEMSRYRLFKRAVDPGSIDSLRETAAPPIPRQ from the coding sequence TTGGATCGTTCGCCGCTGACGGCCACCGGATGGTTGCTTGCGGCTGCGTTGATCGCCTTCCGCTTGCTGCCGGGTCTTCTTCAACCGGGGATGTTCTTCGATGGTGTGACGCATGCCACGATCGCGCGGAACCTGGCGATCGGCGTCGGCGATCCTTGGCATCCCGTTTTTTCCACGGCCGACGGGGCCGGCTATCACGAGCAGCCGCCGCTGGGGTTTGTGCTCGAGTCGTTCTTCTTTCGCGCGTTCGGCGACCGCTTCTGGGTCGAGAAGCTGTATTCGGCTTTGACGGGCGTCGTCACGGCTGTGCTCATCGCGACGATTTGGCGGCGGTTGGTGGGCGAATCAGCCCTCACCCCAACCCTCTCCCAAAGGGAGAGAGAGATGAGAGACTGCGCCTGGCTGCCGGTCGCCTTGTGGGTGATTTTGCCGGGCTGGGGTTGGATGTATGAGAACAACTTGCTGGAAAACACGCTCGGCATGTTTGCCGCGTTCGCGGTCTATGCGCTACTAAGGGCGGCTGATTCGGGCCGCGCGGCGCCGGCTTGGCTTGCCGCCGGCGCCGCGGGCATTGCCGCGGCCGTGCTCAGCAAGGGCCCCGTCGGGCTCTTTCCGCTTGTTACGCCGCTCGTGGCCTATTGCACGCTGAAACGACGAACTCTTGCGCGAGCGGTGGCGGAAAACGCGGCGCTCGTCGCTCTCGTCGCTGCCGCTCTCTGGTTAATCTGCCTCCTGCCCGGCGCAGCGGACTACCTCGACAAATACCTTCACGAGCAACTCTTCGCCAGCCTCCGCGGCCAGCGCGAAGTTGTCGGCTCCGCTCTCGGCCGCTTCGACATCGTCTGGAAGATGCTCAAAGAATTGATTCTCCCCACTACGGTCGCCGGCGGGCTGATCTGGGGCGCCCGCCGCGGCGTTGTTCGATCCAGAGAGTCGATCCCGTCCGCTTCAACATCTGTTCATGGCGGCGAAGCCGCCTCGAATTCACTCCCTCTCCCTCTGGGAGAGGGCCGGGGTGAGGGCGCCACCGCCAATCGCTCTGCCCTCGCCTTCTGCCTGCTCACCGCCGCGAGCGCCTCATTTCCGATCGTCGCCAGCCCCAAACAATCCGGCCATTACGCTTTTCCTTCGTATGCTTTTTATGCGCTCGCGATCGCCCTCTGGTGCGCGCCGGCCGTAATCCAATGGATGGCAGGAGCCGGCAAGCCCGCAGCGATGATTCGTCGTCATCGGCTGCTTCGATACGCCGCGGCATCCGTTCTCGCGCTGCTCGGCATCGCAACGTGCGCGATGGCCGGCCGGCCGCATCGCGATCAAGGCGTCTACCACGACGCGCTGGTCCTGGGCAAAATACTTCCGAAGTCATCAATCGTCGGGCTCACCGACGACCTCGCCAACGACTGGCCGCTGCAAACGAACCTGGCTCGCTGGGACTTCATAGGAGCGGACCTCGCCGCCGCGCATCCCTACCTTCTCGCGACCGCCGCGGCTCCGCCGCCGACCGGTTTCGCGGAAGTGCCGACAGAGATGTCGCGCTATCGGCTCTTCAAGCGAGCAGTTGATCCAGGATCGATCGATTCGCTTCGGGAAACGGCAGCTCCGCCAATTCCGCGGCAGTAA
- a CDS encoding (deoxy)nucleoside triphosphate pyrophosphohydrolase — protein MTRTQIAIAVVEQDGRFLVGRRPAGAPLAGLWEFPGGKVTAGETIEQAAARECLEETGLTVQVGEAYPVVRHDYPHGSVELHFFRCAPLGPNRAPGAPFIWLTAAELAELPFPEANRSILDQLLA, from the coding sequence GTGACAAGAACGCAAATCGCGATCGCCGTGGTTGAGCAAGACGGCCGGTTTCTCGTCGGCCGGCGGCCGGCGGGAGCGCCGCTGGCAGGGCTGTGGGAATTCCCCGGCGGCAAAGTGACGGCTGGCGAGACGATCGAACAAGCCGCCGCGCGAGAATGCCTGGAGGAAACGGGGCTCACGGTGCAGGTCGGCGAAGCCTATCCGGTCGTGCGGCACGATTATCCACATGGAAGCGTCGAATTACACTTCTTCCGCTGCGCGCCGCTAGGGCCGAATCGTGCGCCGGGAGCGCCTTTTATCTGGCTTACTGCCGCGGAATTGGCGGAGCTGCCGTTTCCCGAAGCGAATCGATCGATCCTGGATCAACTGCTCGCTTGA